One genomic segment of Alphaproteobacteria bacterium HT1-32 includes these proteins:
- a CDS encoding PAS domain S-box protein — protein MLPFSARIRELEAVMAAIGKSQATIEFNMDGTIITANDLFLQALGYELSEIKGKHHRIFVDPEEAKSPEYEAFWSTLRDGNYQSAEYRRVRKDGQGVWIQASYNPILGSKGKPYKVIKFATDITAQKRQNADHEGQINAINKSQAVIEFNLDGTILRANENFLKATGYDAREIIGQHHRIFVDSTYAASSDYRSFWEALNRGEFQAGEFRRLRKGGQEFWIQATYNPIRRPNGQLLKVVKFASDITEMVNDRLRREEVQKSINADLVRIVQEMEIVTSQVTSAASTAEVTSSNVQAVAAGSEELSASVREISSQVVRASQMSNEAVDQASQSGETIAGLAKAAGKIGDVIELINDIAEQTNLLALNATIEAARAGEAGKGFAVVASEVKNLANQTAKATGEIRGLVTEVQQSTDASVGAIAAISDSISELSQISSAIAAAVEEQSTVTDEMSGNMQTASNGVDSIASGLSEIVGSANRVNEATFKVQEASAQIS, from the coding sequence ATGTTGCCATTTTCAGCACGGATTCGCGAACTGGAGGCTGTAATGGCCGCCATCGGCAAATCGCAGGCGACCATTGAATTCAATATGGACGGTACGATTATCACCGCGAACGATTTGTTTCTGCAGGCACTTGGCTATGAGCTGAGTGAAATTAAGGGTAAGCACCACCGGATCTTTGTCGATCCGGAGGAAGCAAAGTCACCGGAATATGAAGCCTTCTGGTCAACCCTGCGGGACGGCAACTATCAGTCCGCCGAATATCGCCGGGTTCGCAAAGACGGTCAGGGCGTCTGGATTCAGGCCTCCTACAATCCGATCCTCGGCAGCAAAGGCAAACCGTACAAAGTCATAAAGTTTGCCACCGACATTACTGCCCAGAAACGGCAGAACGCCGATCACGAAGGCCAGATCAATGCGATCAACAAGTCGCAGGCCGTTATCGAATTCAATCTTGATGGCACGATTCTGCGGGCGAATGAAAACTTCCTCAAAGCGACCGGATACGACGCCCGAGAAATCATCGGCCAGCATCACCGTATCTTCGTCGACAGTACCTATGCGGCATCGTCTGATTACAGGAGCTTCTGGGAAGCCCTCAATCGGGGTGAATTTCAGGCCGGTGAATTCAGGCGCTTGCGCAAGGGTGGTCAGGAGTTCTGGATTCAGGCGACCTACAACCCGATCAGACGGCCAAACGGCCAGCTTCTGAAGGTCGTTAAATTTGCCTCGGACATCACCGAGATGGTAAATGATCGCTTGCGCCGGGAAGAAGTCCAGAAATCCATCAATGCCGATCTGGTCAGGATTGTTCAGGAAATGGAAATCGTCACCAGTCAGGTCACCAGTGCGGCCTCTACAGCAGAAGTGACCTCCTCGAACGTACAAGCTGTCGCCGCCGGGTCAGAAGAGCTGTCAGCATCAGTACGGGAAATCAGCAGTCAGGTCGTCCGGGCATCACAGATGAGTAACGAAGCCGTGGATCAGGCAAGTCAGAGCGGTGAAACCATCGCCGGACTGGCAAAGGCGGCGGGCAAGATTGGTGATGTCATCGAACTGATCAACGATATTGCTGAACAGACCAACCTGCTGGCCCTCAATGCCACCATTGAAGCCGCCCGGGCCGGTGAAGCAGGCAAAGGGTTTGCCGTGGTTGCCTCAGAGGTCAAGAACCTCGCCAATCAGACAGCAAAAGCCACCGGGGAAATTCGCGGGCTCGTCACCGAGGTTCAGCAATCGACCGACGCTTCGGTCGGTGCCATTGCCGCCATTTCCGATTCAATCTCTGAACTCAGTCAGATTTCATCAGCGATTGCCGCCGCCGTCGAGGAACAATCAACCGTAACCGACGAGATGTCAGGCAACATGCAGACTGCTTCCAACGGCGTCGATTCAATCGCCAGCGGGCTGAGCGAAATCGTTGGTTCGGCGAACCGCGTCAATGAGGCGACATTCAAGGTACAGGAAGCCTCGGCACAGATAAGCTGA
- a CDS encoding DSD1 family PLP-dependent enzyme: MPDTFPLPTPCLMLDRDRLKHNATRMSERANQLGVRLRPHLKTSKSAEVGRVATRGQFGGITVSTLREADYFLTAGFTDITYAVGIAPGKLDSVAALMDRGANIGLIVDEVETARAIAAHGHHFAVHIEVDTGGERGGVFADDPALMEIAAALTANGTVDLRGVLAHAGHSYGASDIAAVEQIAEEERAGAVDAATRLRAAGHACPVVSVGSTPTALYARHLDGVTEMRPGVYLFGDLFQAGIGSCSLDDLAVSVLATVIRHRKDENRLLIDAGGLALSKDRSTAKLPRDLGYGMVKGAPEMIIADVHQEHGIVESTGPIDFEAWPIGSQMRILPNHVCMTSAAYDRYHVIEDGELTTEWPRVNGW; this comes from the coding sequence ATGCCTGATACATTTCCTCTGCCAACCCCCTGCCTGATGCTGGATCGTGACCGGCTGAAACATAACGCTACGCGGATGAGTGAACGCGCAAACCAGCTGGGGGTGCGTTTGCGGCCTCATCTCAAGACCTCCAAATCGGCGGAGGTCGGGCGGGTGGCGACACGCGGACAGTTCGGCGGGATCACCGTGTCTACCCTGCGGGAGGCAGACTATTTCCTGACGGCAGGGTTCACCGACATCACCTATGCCGTCGGTATCGCCCCCGGCAAACTGGACAGCGTCGCCGCCCTGATGGATCGCGGCGCCAATATCGGCCTGATCGTCGACGAGGTGGAGACAGCACGGGCCATCGCCGCACATGGCCATCATTTTGCCGTTCATATTGAAGTCGATACCGGCGGTGAACGCGGCGGTGTGTTTGCGGATGACCCCGCATTGATGGAAATCGCAGCTGCCCTGACCGCAAACGGCACTGTCGATCTGCGCGGCGTGCTGGCCCATGCCGGGCATTCTTATGGCGCCAGCGACATTGCGGCGGTCGAACAGATCGCCGAAGAGGAACGGGCCGGAGCCGTCGATGCCGCGACACGCCTGCGGGCGGCTGGCCATGCCTGTCCGGTTGTCAGCGTCGGCTCAACCCCCACCGCCCTGTATGCCCGTCACCTTGATGGCGTCACGGAGATGCGGCCGGGCGTATATCTGTTCGGTGACCTGTTCCAGGCGGGCATTGGAAGTTGCAGCCTTGATGACCTTGCAGTCAGCGTACTGGCAACGGTTATCCGGCACCGGAAAGACGAAAACCGCCTGCTGATTGATGCCGGGGGGCTGGCGCTGTCGAAAGACCGGTCAACCGCGAAACTACCCCGTGATCTGGGCTACGGCATGGTAAAGGGTGCGCCCGAGATGATCATTGCCGACGTACATCAGGAACATGGCATCGTCGAGAGCACCGGACCGATTGATTTTGAGGCCTGGCCGATCGGCAGCCAGATGCGCATCCTGCCCAACCATGTCTGCATGACGTCTGCCGCCTATGACCGTTACCACGTCATCGAAGACGGTGAACTGACCACGGAATGGCCGCGCGTCAACGGCTGGTAG
- a CDS encoding cupin domain-containing protein — protein sequence MKFSISKAADGKFDDGGLRSFFEYRDLGIRDATEGRYMAHVIRAKQACTDGTGFHRHPLDFQIFYVLKGTVRFRYDGHGEHDLVAGDCVHQPPGIRHELMSCSDDCEILEITSPAEFETIDA from the coding sequence ATGAAATTCAGCATCAGCAAGGCAGCAGACGGTAAATTTGACGATGGTGGATTACGGTCATTTTTCGAGTACCGCGACCTAGGCATCAGGGATGCCACAGAAGGCCGCTACATGGCTCATGTCATCCGCGCCAAACAGGCTTGCACAGACGGCACCGGCTTTCATCGCCATCCCCTCGATTTCCAGATCTTCTATGTTCTGAAAGGCACTGTCCGGTTTCGCTATGACGGACATGGAGAACATGATCTTGTGGCCGGGGATTGTGTCCACCAGCCGCCGGGCATACGCCACGAACTGATGAGCTGTTCCGACGATTGCGAGATCCTGGAAATCACCTCCCCTGCTGAATTCGAGACAATTGATGCCTGA
- a CDS encoding helix-turn-helix domain-containing protein, translating to MDKRNRSTLFRQRLEQAMAHVGFSRSRLARETGVDRSTIGQILAEGTTRLPNAQLAADAAQVLGVSTDWLLGLTERPERPGDVIAAAMSVTKAERKPADQQILDWHHEAAGYKIRHVPATLPDSLKTEDMLRWEYAAFLGVTPEQAIETMRSSIEHLRSGDSDYEIALPLHELHALAEGSGYYRGLDIEIRREQLRQMAGICDELYPALRLFLFDAREVFSAPMSVFGPILSVIFVGRFFLAFRESERIKSMTTHFDWLVREAKVDARDTAAFISTLADNLTDDVPSQSPGNQLSGRQELMLSTTGHDLKTSLSVLLAQGEKLSGSARTLSPSELESAGRAIRHASASACSLLAGLTDGDLLRENRASAVQEIFEVTDIIDAALDLLKPLADEKDIRITLHHEDGLKATGDAQMIEAVMRNLIGNAIKFTLPGGTITVAARQTGDEVTVQVTDDGVGMTPDQTEAGMSGRKIMSLRGTEGERGSGTGLALCHKLLTENNGRLKLLSTSGHGTEASIMLPSGDRGQSSAGT from the coding sequence ATGGACAAACGCAATCGATCGACGCTGTTTCGTCAACGCCTTGAGCAGGCGATGGCGCATGTCGGCTTTTCGCGCAGCCGACTGGCGCGGGAAACCGGCGTTGACCGGTCGACCATCGGCCAGATTCTGGCGGAAGGAACAACCCGTCTGCCGAATGCCCAGCTGGCTGCGGATGCAGCACAGGTGCTTGGTGTCAGCACGGACTGGCTGCTCGGGCTGACAGAACGGCCGGAACGACCGGGGGATGTCATTGCCGCAGCCATGTCGGTCACCAAGGCTGAACGCAAACCGGCCGACCAGCAGATACTGGACTGGCACCACGAAGCAGCGGGCTACAAGATCCGCCATGTCCCGGCGACCCTGCCGGACAGCCTGAAGACCGAGGACATGCTGCGCTGGGAATATGCGGCCTTCCTGGGGGTTACACCGGAACAGGCCATTGAGACCATGCGCAGCAGTATTGAGCACCTGCGGTCAGGTGATTCCGACTACGAGATCGCCCTGCCGCTTCACGAACTGCACGCCCTTGCCGAAGGCTCCGGTTACTATCGCGGCCTCGACATCGAAATCCGTCGAGAGCAGTTGCGGCAAATGGCCGGCATTTGCGACGAACTCTATCCGGCATTGCGGTTGTTCCTGTTTGATGCCCGGGAGGTCTTCAGCGCCCCGATGAGCGTATTCGGGCCGATCCTCTCAGTGATCTTTGTCGGTCGTTTCTTTCTGGCTTTTCGCGAGTCCGAGCGAATCAAATCAATGACCACCCATTTCGACTGGCTGGTACGTGAAGCAAAGGTCGATGCACGGGATACGGCAGCCTTTATCAGCACACTTGCGGACAACCTGACAGACGATGTCCCGTCTCAATCGCCCGGAAATCAACTCTCCGGCCGGCAGGAACTGATGCTGTCGACCACGGGGCATGATCTGAAGACCTCCCTGTCCGTCCTGCTTGCCCAGGGTGAGAAGCTGTCGGGCAGTGCCCGTACCCTGTCACCCTCCGAACTGGAAAGCGCGGGCCGGGCCATCCGCCATGCCTCTGCCAGCGCCTGTAGCTTGCTTGCCGGGCTCACCGATGGTGACTTGCTGCGGGAAAACCGGGCCTCTGCGGTTCAGGAGATCTTTGAAGTTACCGACATCATTGACGCGGCCCTCGACCTTCTGAAACCGCTGGCAGATGAAAAGGACATCCGGATCACCCTGCATCACGAAGACGGCCTTAAAGCCACCGGCGATGCGCAGATGATCGAAGCGGTGATGCGTAACCTCATCGGCAATGCGATCAAATTCACCCTCCCCGGTGGAACAATAACCGTTGCTGCCCGTCAGACCGGTGACGAGGTCACTGTTCAGGTCACTGATGACGGCGTTGGCATGACCCCGGACCAGACAGAGGCCGGGATGTCCGGAAGGAAAATCATGTCGCTTCGCGGGACCGAAGGCGAGCGCGGGTCGGGCACAGGACTTGCCCTCTGCCACAAGCTTCTGACAGAAAACAATGGCAGGCTGAAACTCCTCAGCACATCAGGACACGGTACGGAAGCAAGCATAATGCTGCCATCCGGCGACCGGGGTCAATCTAGCGCCGGCACGTGA
- a CDS encoding DUF2061 domain-containing protein translates to MESNIRLIAKSISWQSSGIIVMTLICYLITGSINAGGLIAVVSAVVGLATFYLHEKLWSRISWGRQF, encoded by the coding sequence ATGGAGAGCAATATCCGGCTTATTGCCAAGTCGATCAGCTGGCAGTCATCCGGGATCATCGTGATGACACTGATCTGTTATCTGATTACCGGATCGATCAATGCCGGTGGTCTGATTGCGGTCGTCAGTGCAGTGGTCGGTCTGGCGACATTCTACCTGCACGAAAAGCTGTGGTCCCGGATCAGCTGGGGCCGGCAGTTCTGA
- a CDS encoding PAS domain-containing protein, with protein sequence MPLFNKKSSESDAIVEAITRSQAVIEFTVDGIILHANDLFLNALKYELAEVQGKHHQIFVEPAHAQSEEYREFWAGLKKGEYQSAEYKRLAKDGSEIWIQASYNPIFDKTGKPYKIVKFATDITAQKVLNSDYASQITAISKSQAVIQFNMDGTIITANENFLDVLGYTLEEVVGKHHRLFVEPEYAKSAEYQEFWQQLGKGKYQSAEYKRRTKTGRDVWIQASYNPILDPSGRLRKVVKFASDVTDIVNERMRLSELQKTIDLELVEIANRMSDASQNGAKAAEDTSGNVQAVSDGAEEMSASIREISEQVNRASGMTRATVEQAEQSSNSIASLANATGKISNVIELINDIAAQTNMLALNATIEAARAGEAGKGFAVVASEVKNLAKQTSKATEEIRSLVSTIQQATDNSVASIKTISGSVSEVDEIASAISAAVEEQTAVTADMSMNMQTASQSVETVASNLDEIVAITQQVNAAVEKVRNATS encoded by the coding sequence ATGCCTTTATTCAATAAGAAGAGTTCTGAGTCTGACGCGATTGTAGAGGCGATTACCAGATCCCAGGCCGTCATAGAATTCACGGTGGATGGCATCATCCTCCATGCTAATGATCTTTTTCTGAACGCCCTCAAATATGAACTGGCAGAAGTACAGGGAAAACATCATCAGATTTTTGTTGAACCGGCGCATGCGCAGTCAGAAGAATACAGAGAATTCTGGGCCGGTCTGAAGAAGGGTGAATATCAGTCAGCCGAGTATAAACGCCTTGCGAAAGACGGCTCTGAAATCTGGATTCAGGCATCCTATAACCCGATCTTCGACAAGACCGGCAAGCCATACAAAATTGTGAAATTCGCAACTGATATCACAGCACAGAAAGTACTGAACTCCGACTATGCCTCGCAGATTACAGCGATCAGCAAGTCGCAGGCCGTGATCCAGTTCAACATGGACGGCACGATCATTACGGCGAACGAGAACTTCCTCGATGTCCTCGGCTATACGCTGGAAGAGGTTGTCGGCAAACATCACCGGCTTTTCGTTGAGCCGGAATATGCAAAGTCAGCCGAATATCAGGAATTCTGGCAGCAGCTCGGCAAAGGAAAGTATCAGAGTGCCGAATACAAAAGGCGCACCAAGACCGGTAGAGATGTCTGGATTCAGGCGTCTTACAATCCGATCCTCGACCCCTCCGGAAGACTGCGGAAGGTCGTCAAGTTCGCCAGTGATGTAACCGATATCGTCAACGAACGGATGCGTCTTTCCGAGTTGCAGAAGACAATCGATCTGGAACTGGTAGAAATTGCCAATCGCATGTCAGACGCATCACAAAATGGCGCCAAAGCGGCAGAAGACACATCTGGAAATGTACAGGCCGTATCCGACGGCGCAGAGGAAATGTCTGCCTCGATCCGCGAGATCAGCGAACAGGTAAACCGGGCATCAGGAATGACCCGCGCCACCGTTGAACAAGCCGAACAGAGCAGCAACAGCATTGCCAGCCTGGCAAATGCCACAGGAAAGATCAGTAACGTCATCGAACTGATCAACGACATTGCGGCCCAGACCAATATGCTCGCGCTCAATGCAACAATTGAAGCGGCCCGTGCCGGAGAAGCCGGCAAAGGCTTTGCTGTCGTGGCGTCCGAAGTCAAAAACCTTGCAAAACAGACCTCAAAGGCGACAGAGGAAATTCGCAGCCTTGTATCGACAATTCAGCAGGCGACAGACAATTCCGTTGCGTCGATCAAAACCATCAGCGGATCGGTCAGCGAAGTTGATGAAATTGCCTCCGCAATTTCCGCCGCCGTGGAAGAACAGACCGCTGTCACCGCGGATATGTCGATGAATATGCAGACAGCGTCTCAAAGCGTGGAAACTGTTGCGTCAAATCTGGATGAAATTGTCGCCATTACCCAGCAGGTAAATGCCGCCGTCGAAAAGGTCCGGAACGCGACATCCTGA